A genomic window from Carassius gibelio isolate Cgi1373 ecotype wild population from Czech Republic chromosome A11, carGib1.2-hapl.c, whole genome shotgun sequence includes:
- the man2b1 gene encoding lysosomal alpha-mannosidase, whose amino-acid sequence MAVLYFSLLFQLFICLVFSLPTGRNSICGYRSCPATNPSMLNVHLVPHTHDDVGWLKTVDQYYYGDRNNIQHAGVQYILDSVIDQLQKDPARRFIYVETAFFYRWWRQQSQSTQRIVTQLVNEGRLEFINGGWCMSDEATTHYSAVIDQMTLGLRFLNDTFGECGRPRVAWHIDPFGHAREHASIFAQMGYDGFFFGRLDYQDKAHRMKTKEMEMLWRASESLTPPLADLFTGVLPNGYNPPEGFCWDQLCDDAPIRDDPDLEDYNVDEIVQKFLNASYKQAAFYKANHIIMTMGSDFQYENANLWYKNMDKLIKYVNALQAKGSKVNVLYSTPSCYLQELNLANLTWPQKTDDFFPYADDAHDFWTGYFTSRPALKLYERLSNSRLQTCNQLEVLGGPKSKSGPFGEGDSDTMKRAMGVAQHHDAVSGTEKQHVAYDYARRLATGWAHCEVLVLNSLAILSGSEAPRVFCENLNISVCPLTESSHKFSMNVYNPLGRTVSWPVRLPVNGSAYSVTDANGRAVESQVVPLSKSTQEVRRNRGYAKGELVFQVEAPPLGYTTYIISMLQDEPPASRGKPTAARSIQNKFLKVTFDDTTGLLSSLTNLETNQTIRLTQNFYWYNASAGNNKESHQTSGAYIFRPNSSDPFVINKTAVTQIVTVSSTVQEVTQWFSPWVSQVVRLYEGHRELELEWTVGPVPVADGLGKEVITRLDTDIKSSDYFYTDSNGREVLERRKDYRPTWELKQTEPVAGNYYPINSRAYIKDDKHQLTVVTDRSQGASSLYNGSLEIMLHRRLLYDDNRGVGEPLSEPGDFLDGLVARGRLLLTLTPPDTAADVHRPLAQGMVLQPLLSFQDGTPSANTKLEFSGLQTVLPPAVHLLTLSQWDKDTVLIRLEHQYQAKESKTHSQPVTVNLQKLFSTLDVLGASEMSLGANQWKEDMKRLQWNTGKTSKPLPLSAKDPSPREVTLNPMEIRTFLLRVQPL is encoded by the exons ATGGCTGTGCTGTACTTCAGTCTGCTGTTCCAGCTATTCATctgtcttgttttttctttacccACAGGTCGAAACTCCATTTGCGGTTATAGG TCATGTCCTGCCACAAATCCTTCCATGCTGAACGTTCACCTGGTTCCTCACACACATGATGATGTTGGCTGGCTCAAGACTGTGGATCAGTACTACTATGGAG ACCGAAACAACATCCAGCATGCAGGAGTTCAGTATATTTTGGACTCTGTAATAGACCAGCTACAGAAGGATCCAGCCCGAAGGTTCATCTACGTAGAGACGGCCTTCTTTTACCGCTGGTGGAGGCAACAGAGCCAGAGCACACAGAGAATTGTAACACAACTGGTCAATGAGG GTCGTCTTGAGTTCATAAATGGTGGCTGGTGCATGAGTGACGAGGCCACCACGCACTACAGCGCGGTCATAGATCAGATGACTTTGGGTCTGCGATTCCTAAATGACACTTTCGGTGAATGCGGTCGCCCCCGGGTGGCCTGGCACATCGACCCGTTTGGACATGCCCGAGAACACGCCTCCATCTTTGCTCAG ATGGGCTACGATGGTTTCTTCTTTGGCCGTTTGGACTACCAGGACAAAGCTCACAGGATGAAAACCAAAGAGATGGAAATGCTCTGGAGGGCCAGTGAAAGCCTGACTCCGCCTCTCGCTGATCTCTTCACGG GCGTTCTCCCCAACGGCTATAACCCACCCGAGGGCTTCTGCTGGGACCAATTGTGTGATGATGCTCCCATAAGAGATGACCCAGATCTTGAGGACTACAATGTGGATGAGATCGTACAGAAGTTTTTGAATGCTTCCTATAAGCAG GCTGCCTTTTATAAGGCAAACCACATCATTATGACCATGGGTTCAGACTTCCAGTATGAGAATGCCAATCTCTGGTACAAGAACATGGACAAGCTGATCAAGTATGTAAATGCCCTGCAAGCTAAAGGAAGCAAGGTGAATGTGCTTTACTCGACACCATCCTGCTACCTACAGGAACTCAACCTAGCCAACCTCACCTG GCCTCAGAAGACAGATGATTTTTTCCCTTATGCTGATGATGCTCATGATTTCTGGACGGGTTATTTTACCAGTCGACCAGCACTGAAGTTATACGAGAGACTGAGCAACAGCCGGCTACAG ACATGCAACCAGTTGGAGGTGCTTGGTGGGCCCAAGTCCAAATCGGGACCCTTTGGTGAAGGGGACAGTGATACTATGA AGAGGGCGATGGGTGTTGCCCAACATCACGATGCTGTGTCTGGGACAGAGAAACAGCATGTGGCTTACGACTATGCAAGGAGACTGGCTACAGGCTGGGCACATTGTGAG GTGCTTGTTCTTAATTCTCTGGCTATTCTCAGTGGTTCTGAAGCTCCACGTGTGTTCTGTGAGAATCTCAACATCAGTGTGTGTCCCCTTACAGAAAGCAGCCATAAG TTCTCTATGAATGTGTACAATCCTCTGGGCAGGACTGTAAGCTGGCCTGTTCGTTTGCCTGTCAATGGTTCAGCGTACAGTGTAACCGATGCAAACGGGAGAGCAGTGGAAAGTCAG GTGGTTCCACTGTCTAAGTCCACACAGGAAGTAAGGCGGAACAGGGGTTATGCTAAAGGTGAGCTAGTTTTCCAAGTTGAAGCTCCTCCTCTTGGCTACACTACATACATCATCTCCATGCTTCAAGATGAGCCTCCAGCATCCAGAGGCAAACCCACAGCCGCTCGCTCCATTCAGAACAAG ttCTTGAAGGTGACCTTTGACGACACCACAGGTCTGTTGAGCAGCCTGACAAACCTGGAAACGAACCAAACCATTCGACTCACTCAGAACTTCTACTG GTATAATGCAAGTGCTGGGAATAACAAGGAGAGCCATCAGACATCGGGCGCTTACATCTTTAGACCGAATTCTTCAGACCCCTTTGTCATTAACAAGACTGCTGTAACACAGATCGTTACAGTGTCCAGCACAGTTCAAGAGGTAACACAGTGGTTCAGCCCATGGGTGTCTCAGGTTGTCCGTTTGTATGAGGGCCACAGGGAACTGGAGCTGGAGTGGACTGTGGGACCCGTGCCTGTTGC agATGGTTTAGGGAAAGAAGTGATCACTCGTTTGGACACAGACATCAAGTCCTCTGACTATTTCTACACTGATTCAAATGGCAGAGAGGTTCTAGAGAGACG AAAAGATTATCGGCCAACGTGGGAACTGAAGCAAACGGAGCCAGTTGCTGGGAACTACTATCCAATCAATTCTCGCGCTTACATCAAG GATGACAAGCATCAGCTGACAGTGGTGACTGATCGCTCTCAAGGGGCCAGCAGCCTCTATAACGGCTCGCTGGAaatcatg CTGCACAGGAGACTGCTGTATGATGATAATAGGGGGGTAGGAGAGCCTCTTTCTGAGCCGGGAGACTTTTTGGATGGTTTAGTTGCCCGAGGGCGTCTGCTGCTGACCTTAACTCCACCAGACACGGCCGCAGATGTCCACAGACCCCTCGCACAGGGTATGGTGCTCCAACCCCTGCTCTCCTTCCAGGACGGCACACCTTCTGCAAACACTAAACTGGAG TTCTCTGGGCTTCAGACTGTTCTCCCCCCTGCTGTTCACCTGTTGACACTGTCTCAGTGGGATAAAGACACGGTTCTGATTAGACTGGAACATCAGTACCAGGCCAAAGAGAGCAAAACGCACTCGCAGCCTGTTACAGTAAACCTACAG AAGCTGTTTTCTACTCTCGATGTGCTCGGAGCGTCTGAGATGAGTCTAGGGGCAAATCAGTGGAAAGAAGACATGAAACGCTTGCAGTGGAACACGG gTAAGACATCAAAGCCACTTCCTCTCAGTGCCAAAGACCCCTCACCACGGGAAGTGACACTAAACCCAATGGAGATCCGCACTTTCTTGTTACGAGTACAACCGCTGTAG
- the LOC128022202 gene encoding tRNA (guanine(26)-N(2))-dimethyltransferase has translation MLPRTILQVSFRCIDLSSALPKKRISFLQTLTTEQFLSGFKTFRMDGKKEPEESEDTTSAVSVEDTNPSSSTESSHTSSTDPGLLAGETVVREGKAAILFPSANEVFYNPVQEFNRDLTCAVITEFAREQLAQRGVRILVPGEKDRVVVRLSEEENGKEDQEASEQPEKEQQKEDEGDKKEYITASVGERCERGLRVLEGLAASGLRSVRFALEVPGLKSITANDYSAKAAALIARNAQHNNVSHILQASQRDASMVMYEVRGKKERYDVIDLDPYGSPSPFLDAAVQAVSEGGLLCVTCTDMAVMAGNSGETCYSKYGSMSIKSKYCHEMALRIILHSLDQRAAVYQRYIEPLLSVSVDFYIRVFVRVKTGQVVVKNSASKHALLYNCVGCGAFHLQRMGKKMSQGKHMKYSAANGPPVGPNCEHCRQRHQLGGPIWAEPIHDITFVQKVLGAISGNPTRFRTSKRIEGVLSMVTEELQDVPLYYVLDHLSSTVHCNTPPMLQFRSALMHAGYRVSLSHACKNAVKTDAPAGVLWDLIRCWEKSNPVKRERLSETSPAHHILSAEPTLQACFEIREDANPQSRKRHLTRFQENPQANWGPKARANAGGGISSELKDKRKQFQGKRKKPITDSSQLKSLPCKKFRKGTCTHGDKCCYSHELEQETNEEKMD, from the exons ATGTTACCAAGAACTATACTTCAGGTATCCTTTAGGTGTATTGATTTGTCTTCAGCACTTCCTAAGAAGAGAATATCCTTCCTCCAGACCCTTACTACAGAACAGTTTTTAAGTGGCTTCAAAACATTCAGGATGGACGGCAAGAAAGAGCCTGAAGAATCCGAGGACACGACCAGTGCAGTATCTGTGGAAGACACAAATCCCTCCAGCTCTACAGAAAGCAGTCACACCTCATCTACAGACCCTGGGCTTTTAGCAGGGGAGACAGTGGTCAGGGAGGGAAAGGCTGCCATTTTATTCCCAAGTGCTAATGAGGTGTTCTACAACCCTGTGCAGGAGTTCAACCGAGATTTAAC ATGTGCGGTGATCACAGAGTTTGCCAGGGAGCAGCTGGCTCAGAGGGGCGTCCGGATTCTGGTCCCGGGTGAGAAAGATCGAGTTGTGGTTCGACTCTCCGAGGAGGAAAATGGAAAAGAGGACCAAGAAGCATCAGAACAGCCTGAAAAAGAGCAGCAAAAGGAAGATGAGGGTGACAAGAAAGAGTACATCACTGCATCTGTAGGGGAAAGATGTGAG CGAGGTCTGCGTGTGCTGGAGGGTTTGGCGGCATCAGGCTTACGCTCTGTACGTTTTGCTCTGGAGGTCCCAGGCCTGAAGAGCATCACTGCTAATGATTACTCCGCTAAAGCTGCTGCCCTGATCGCCCGCAATGCACAACACAACAACGTGTCCCACATACTGCAAGCCAGCCAAAGAGATGCCAG TATGGTGATGTATGAGGTTAGAGGGAAGAAGGAACGCTATGATGTCATTGATCTTGACCCCTATGGCAGCCCGTCTCCGTTTCTGGACGCAGCTGTGCAGGCCGTCAGTGAGGGTG GGTTGCTTTGTGTCACCTGTACGGACATGGCTGTAATGGCTGGAAATAGCGGGGAGACCTGCTACAGCAAATATGGCTCTATGTCCATTAAGTCCAAATACTGTCATGAGATG GCTCTGCGTATAATTCTGCACAGTTTAGATCAGAGAGCAGCTGTGTATCAGCGCTACATTGAACCTCTCTTGAGCGTGAGTGTAGATTTCTACATTCGTGTATTCGTCAGAGTCAAAACAGGCCAGGTCGTGGTCAAAAACTCTGCAAG TAAGCATGCGCTGCTGTATAACTGTGTCGGCTGTGGTGCGTTTCATCTGCAGAGGATGGGGAAGAAGATGAGCCAAGGCAAACA TATGAAGTATTCGGCAGCCAATGGACCACCAGTGGGGCCTAACTGTGAACACTGTAGACAGAGGCACCAG TTGGGCGGTCCCATCTGGGCGGAGCCTATTCATGACATTACATTTGTTCAGAAAGTTCTGGGGGCCATTTCAGGGAACCCCACCCGCTTCAGAACGTCCAAGCGGATCGAGGGGGTGCTTAGCATGGTGACCGAG GAACTGCAGGACGTTCCTCTGTATTATGTTTTAGATCATTTGAGCAGCACAGTTCACTGCAACACGCCGCCCATGCTGCAGTTCAG GTCAGCTCTCATGCATGCTGGGTACAGAGTGTCTCTCTCTCACGCCTGTAAAAATGCAGTGAAGACCGATGCTCCTGCTGGGGTGTTATGGGATCTCATTCGCTGCTGG gaAAAGTCCAACCCCGTGAAGAGAGAGCGCTTATCAGAAACCAGTCCTGCTCACCACATTCTCTCCGCAGAGCCAAC TCTTCAAGCCTGCTTTGAAATCAGAGAAGACGCAAACCCTCAGTCACGGAAACGTCACCTCACACGCTTCCAGGAGAACCCACAAGCCAACTGGGGACCAAAAGCACGTGCCAACGCTGG tggaGGAATCTCTTCGGAGCTGAAGGACAAAAGAAAACAGTTTCAGGGTAAACGAAAGAAACCGATCACAGACTcctctcaactcaaaagcttgCCCTGTAAGAAGTTTCGAAAG GGAACATGTACACATGGAGACAAATGCTGTTATTCACATGAACTTGAGCAAGAAACTAATGAGGAAAAGATGGACTAG